One genomic region from Evansella sp. LMS18 encodes:
- a CDS encoding heme A synthase translates to MRHRFAALTTFITILALMLGNLVVATNSGDACGTTYPQCNGQWIPDFTINVAIEYSHRVFTMFLGFFILINSILAWRRRYPGEQAVKILAPLTSFFLLLQAATGGVNVVLSSPPGFTTLDVNNSLVLLVSLIFLAVALQRYPINELEPQHIEERRKLKIISTPSLIVFLLLFFEIILGAFFKHSRASKITFGQEPDKLLFESPLIADTLYMFHTIMAVVVVVYAFWFLFYALKAQMLVIPAVIVMVLTILNGVIGMLAHYMELANWSSSLHMFASIVTLAVISYILAKAYLGFHYLMPKQK, encoded by the coding sequence ATGAGACACCGTTTTGCTGCATTGACAACTTTTATAACGATATTAGCACTTATGCTCGGAAATTTAGTTGTGGCAACGAATTCAGGTGATGCCTGCGGGACCACATACCCACAGTGTAACGGCCAGTGGATCCCTGATTTCACTATTAATGTCGCTATCGAATATTCCCATCGTGTATTTACAATGTTCTTGGGCTTTTTCATTTTAATTAACAGTATCTTAGCATGGAGAAGAAGGTACCCTGGTGAACAAGCTGTTAAAATACTTGCTCCATTAACGAGTTTCTTTCTTCTTTTACAGGCTGCAACTGGCGGAGTGAACGTAGTACTTAGTTCACCACCAGGATTTACAACACTTGATGTAAACAACAGCCTCGTACTGCTGGTGAGCTTAATTTTTCTCGCGGTAGCATTGCAGCGTTACCCGATAAACGAACTGGAGCCTCAGCACATTGAGGAACGAAGAAAATTAAAAATCATTTCCACACCAAGTCTAATTGTATTCCTGCTGCTCTTTTTTGAGATTATTCTCGGAGCTTTCTTTAAGCACAGCCGTGCAAGTAAGATTACTTTCGGCCAGGAGCCGGATAAACTATTATTTGAATCACCACTAATCGCTGATACTCTTTATATGTTCCATACCATTATGGCAGTTGTAGTAGTGGTGTACGCGTTCTGGTTCTTATTCTATGCATTAAAGGCGCAAATGCTTGTTATTCCGGCAGTTATTGTAATGGTTTTAACCATCTTAAATGGTGTAATCGGTATGCTTGCCCATTATATGGAGCTTGCCAACTGGAGTTCATCTCTCCATATGTTCGCTTCCATCGTGACTCTGGCGGTGATTTCTTATATCCTTGCTAAAGCCTACCTCGGTTTTCATTATTTGATGCCGAAGCAAAAATAA
- the queC gene encoding 7-cyano-7-deazaguanine synthase QueC, with amino-acid sequence MYKQVGYRMLKNEKAVVVFSGGQDSTTCLFWALENFKEVETVTFNYNQRHSLEIEVAQKIADELNVKNTVLDMSLLNQLAPSALTRDDIEIEEKEGEPPSTFVEGRNLLFLSFAAIYGKQAGARHIITGVCETDFSGYPDCRDAFVKSLNVTLNLSMDHQFVLHTPLMWLDKADTWKLADELGALDFVRNKTLTCYNGIIADGCGECPACVLRRRGLDSYLQEKNNRIEKG; translated from the coding sequence ATATACAAACAGGTGGGATACAGAATGCTAAAGAATGAAAAAGCAGTCGTTGTTTTCAGCGGTGGACAGGACAGTACTACATGCCTGTTCTGGGCACTGGAAAACTTTAAAGAAGTAGAGACAGTAACTTTCAATTACAATCAGCGGCACAGTCTGGAGATTGAAGTAGCACAAAAAATTGCCGACGAACTGAATGTGAAAAACACCGTTCTCGATATGTCACTCCTTAACCAGCTCGCGCCGAGCGCCCTGACAAGAGACGATATAGAAATAGAAGAAAAGGAGGGGGAGCCGCCATCCACTTTTGTGGAAGGGAGAAATCTCCTGTTCTTATCATTTGCCGCTATTTACGGCAAACAGGCTGGAGCCCGCCATATTATCACAGGAGTTTGTGAGACGGACTTCAGCGGGTATCCCGACTGCCGGGACGCTTTTGTGAAATCACTGAATGTAACGCTTAATTTATCGATGGACCACCAGTTTGTTTTACACACACCGCTCATGTGGCTCGATAAAGCGGACACGTGGAAGCTTGCCGATGAGCTTGGGGCGCTGGATTTTGTCCGTAATAAGACGCTTACTTGCTATAACGGAATCATTGCTGACGGATGCGGTGAATGCCCGGCCTGTGTTTTAAGAAGAAGAGGGTTGGACTCTTATTTGCAGGAGAAAAATAATCGGATAGAGAAAGGGTGA
- the queD gene encoding 6-carboxytetrahydropterin synthase QueD → MYGFRIVDKLEKIDEDIQRDQLKYHSKRVLVSKEFTFDAAHHLHCYEGKCKNLHGHTYKVIFGISGFVDETGLMIDFGDIKEIWKKEIEIHLDHRYLNETLPPMNTTAENMVVWIFEKMAEAVAVRETLSREQGARVEFVRLYETPTSYAEARREWMEA, encoded by the coding sequence ATGTACGGTTTTCGGATTGTCGATAAACTGGAAAAAATCGATGAAGACATTCAGCGGGATCAGTTGAAATATCATTCGAAACGAGTGCTTGTAAGCAAGGAATTTACCTTCGATGCTGCGCACCACCTTCATTGCTACGAAGGTAAATGCAAAAACCTCCATGGCCATACGTATAAAGTTATTTTTGGAATCAGCGGCTTTGTGGATGAAACAGGCTTAATGATAGACTTTGGAGATATAAAAGAAATATGGAAAAAGGAAATCGAGATCCATCTCGATCATCGTTATCTTAATGAAACATTGCCGCCGATGAATACGACCGCGGAGAACATGGTTGTCTGGATTTTTGAGAAAATGGCAGAGGCTGTCGCCGTTCGGGAAACACTCAGCAGGGAACAAGGGGCGCGAGTAGAGTTTGTCCGACTGTATGAAACACCGACCAGTTATGCAGAAGCAAGACGGGAGTGGATGGAAGCTTGA
- the queE gene encoding 7-carboxy-7-deazaguanine synthase QueE: protein MTTIPVLEIFGPTIQGEGMVIGKKTMFIRTAGCDYSCSWCDSAFTWDGSAKDDIVQMSPEDIWEKLQALGGNRFSHVTVSGGNPALLKNLAGVIALLKKNNIEVALETQGSRWQDWFLEIDDLTISPKPPSSGMITDYNKLDDIIRRLKENSRLPHTSLKVVIFNDADLAYAKNIAVRYPEVPLYLQTGNDDTASEDTADLAAVLLEKYEALIDKVAADPALNDVRVLPQLHTLVWGNKRGV from the coding sequence TTGACTACAATACCAGTTCTAGAGATTTTTGGCCCGACCATTCAGGGGGAAGGAATGGTCATCGGCAAAAAAACGATGTTCATACGGACTGCCGGCTGTGACTATTCCTGTTCCTGGTGTGATTCCGCTTTTACCTGGGACGGCTCCGCAAAGGACGACATTGTGCAGATGAGCCCGGAAGATATATGGGAAAAACTTCAGGCACTAGGCGGTAACCGTTTTTCTCATGTTACGGTTTCAGGCGGTAATCCAGCACTTTTGAAAAACCTGGCTGGGGTTATTGCATTATTAAAGAAGAATAATATTGAAGTCGCATTAGAAACACAGGGAAGCCGGTGGCAGGACTGGTTTTTGGAGATTGATGATCTGACCATTTCTCCTAAGCCTCCTAGTTCAGGTATGATTACAGACTATAATAAGCTAGATGATATTATCCGGAGGTTAAAGGAAAACAGCCGGCTTCCACACACAAGCCTGAAAGTGGTTATTTTTAATGATGCAGATCTAGCATACGCCAAAAATATAGCTGTAAGATATCCGGAGGTACCCCTGTATCTCCAGACAGGGAATGACGATACAGCCAGTGAGGATACAGCTGACCTTGCTGCAGTGCTCCTGGAAAAATACGAAGCGCTGATCGATAAAGTCGCTGCTGATCCGGCATTGAACGATGTCCGTGTTCTGCCGCAGCTCCACACTTTAGTATGGGGGAATAAGCGGGGCGTCTGA
- a CDS encoding ornithine cyclodeaminase family protein: protein MEFLKAEKVRDLLTMKETVEAIEEFYQEDTEGKIISPERMHIEDEGNTSLLMPSYFGEYYATKLVGVAPGNTKLGKPTIHGIMALYNRLTMEPLLLCDAVPVTERRTGALGGLGMKYLAKKKAVTLGIVGTGTQGWSHLQSAITVRSIEKVYIHNRTEEKADAFIEKAQKEYPHIHIEKTSPEVLVKLSDIIVTATTSTTPVLPDLSAEEWKGKLIVGVGSFRPAMQEIPDSVLKLADEIHVDAAGAFCESGDMLKAQDLGRKREDSLALKEIIGNSYKPDNPEEKLIIFKSVGDAVFDLVTVKALYEKYS, encoded by the coding sequence ATGGAATTTTTGAAAGCAGAAAAAGTCAGAGACCTATTGACCATGAAGGAAACAGTGGAGGCAATCGAGGAATTTTATCAGGAAGACACCGAAGGGAAAATTATCTCGCCGGAGAGAATGCATATTGAAGATGAAGGGAATACGAGCTTGTTAATGCCCTCCTATTTTGGTGAGTACTATGCGACAAAATTGGTAGGGGTCGCACCGGGAAACACGAAGCTAGGAAAGCCAACAATTCATGGAATCATGGCACTATACAACCGGCTTACAATGGAGCCGCTGCTTCTTTGTGATGCCGTGCCTGTAACAGAGAGGCGGACAGGAGCTCTCGGAGGATTAGGGATGAAGTACCTTGCGAAGAAAAAGGCAGTGACTTTAGGAATTGTCGGCACTGGAACACAGGGATGGAGCCACCTGCAGTCTGCAATCACGGTCCGCAGCATAGAAAAAGTGTACATACATAACAGAACAGAGGAGAAAGCCGACGCATTTATTGAAAAAGCTCAAAAAGAATACCCACACATACATATTGAGAAAACTAGCCCGGAAGTTCTAGTGAAGCTGTCCGATATTATAGTCACTGCCACCACCTCGACTACTCCTGTTTTACCTGATCTTTCGGCAGAGGAATGGAAAGGGAAATTAATCGTAGGGGTCGGATCTTTCCGCCCGGCTATGCAGGAAATTCCTGACTCTGTTTTGAAGCTGGCTGATGAAATACATGTTGATGCAGCAGGGGCGTTTTGTGAGTCCGGGGATATGCTAAAAGCGCAAGATCTGGGTAGGAAACGTGAAGATTCCTTGGCCTTGAAGGAGATAATCGGCAATTCCTATAAACCGGATAACCCTGAAGAAAAATTGATTATTTTCAAATCTGTCGGCGATGCAGTGTTTGATCTGGTTACTGTAAAGGCACTTTATGAGAAATACAGCTGA
- a CDS encoding histidine phosphatase family protein, with protein MLKLYITRHGETVWNTEKRMQGWGDSELTESGVRNAEFLSNRLKNIDFAAIYSSPSKRARLTAELIKGERELPVILEDNLKEIHLGEWEGRTVTEIEKTDPDRFHSFWKAPHLYEPQGGESYEELRNRLTAFLKNAEETHPSGDVLVVTHSAVIKMLSAIFKELPLEKLWDPPYIHDTSLTIVEVDGHGYNIHIEGDISHRLDVQGTN; from the coding sequence ATGCTGAAGCTGTATATAACAAGACACGGGGAAACTGTTTGGAATACGGAAAAAAGAATGCAGGGATGGGGAGATTCTGAGCTGACGGAAAGCGGAGTGAGAAACGCCGAATTCCTCAGTAATAGATTGAAGAATATTGATTTTGCAGCAATCTATTCCAGTCCAAGCAAACGTGCGCGGCTAACCGCGGAGTTAATTAAAGGGGAGAGAGAATTACCAGTTATATTGGAGGACAATTTAAAGGAAATACATCTTGGAGAATGGGAGGGCCGGACCGTTACAGAAATCGAGAAAACGGACCCGGATCGCTTCCACTCCTTTTGGAAGGCACCTCATCTTTATGAACCACAAGGTGGAGAAAGCTATGAGGAATTAAGAAACAGGCTTACTGCATTTTTGAAAAATGCAGAGGAAACTCATCCTTCAGGAGACGTACTGGTTGTGACTCATTCTGCCGTAATAAAGATGCTGTCAGCTATTTTTAAAGAGCTTCCCTTAGAAAAGCTGTGGGATCCGCCATACATACATGATACGAGCCTGACAATCGTGGAAGTCGACGGACATGGGTACAACATACATATTGAAGGAGACATTTCACACAGGCTGGATGTACAGGGAACGAATTGA
- a CDS encoding DUF2332 domain-containing protein — MEYGKLANKFNRFATEECRGSSELYEYLSLQIAQDKEILELASHSQPGQPVPNLLLGAVHYLLLRGKEHKLKYYYPSIVPKPQNMEEIYPYFKDFCMENRGEIISLLKKWLVQTNEVRRCSYLYPVFNYIYETVKKPLALIEIGTSAGLQLLWDKYSYSYGTDEVYGNTASNVTITSEVRGANFPAAYMANPPVAVRIGVDLNTIDLTNEDEYLWLQALIWPEHEERRELLSSAAEYVKKSSVTLIEGDGTDLLMELEKEISEKYAICVFHTHVANQMPQESKSKLLKNVEEIGEKREIFHLYNNIFDGNLHLDFYSGAQGYRKKVGETDGHGRWFTWELDNLENRRGTVSRNRNVQSAGDGLA; from the coding sequence ATGGAATATGGAAAACTGGCAAATAAATTTAATAGATTTGCCACAGAGGAGTGCAGAGGGTCAAGTGAGTTGTATGAGTATTTGTCTTTACAGATCGCACAAGATAAAGAAATTTTGGAGCTGGCTTCTCATTCGCAGCCAGGTCAGCCTGTCCCTAATTTGCTGTTGGGGGCAGTTCATTATTTATTGCTCAGGGGTAAAGAGCATAAGCTGAAGTATTATTATCCAAGTATCGTGCCGAAACCACAAAATATGGAAGAAATTTATCCATATTTCAAGGATTTTTGCATGGAGAATAGAGGAGAAATAATCAGCCTGCTGAAAAAATGGCTGGTCCAGACAAACGAAGTGAGGCGCTGTTCTTATCTCTATCCTGTTTTCAATTACATTTATGAGACTGTGAAAAAACCATTGGCTCTCATTGAAATAGGGACAAGTGCCGGCCTCCAGCTGTTATGGGATAAATATAGTTATTCTTATGGGACGGATGAGGTATATGGCAATACTGCTTCAAATGTTACGATAACTTCGGAAGTGAGAGGGGCCAACTTCCCGGCTGCTTATATGGCCAACCCTCCGGTAGCTGTCCGAATTGGCGTGGACCTTAATACAATTGACCTGACGAATGAGGACGAATATCTCTGGCTTCAAGCACTAATCTGGCCGGAGCATGAGGAAAGAAGAGAATTGCTTTCGAGTGCCGCAGAATATGTGAAGAAATCATCTGTCACCCTTATCGAAGGGGATGGAACAGATTTACTTATGGAACTGGAAAAAGAAATTTCTGAGAAATACGCAATTTGTGTTTTTCATACACACGTGGCAAATCAAATGCCTCAGGAAAGTAAATCGAAGCTCCTGAAGAATGTGGAGGAGATCGGAGAAAAAAGAGAGATTTTCCATCTGTATAATAATATTTTTGACGGAAACCTGCACCTTGATTTTTATAGCGGGGCTCAGGGATATCGTAAAAAAGTAGGGGAGACTGACGGGCATGGAAGATGGTTTACCTGGGAGTTGGACAACTTGGAAAATCGGCGGGGAACGGTTTCGAGAAATAGAAATGTACAATCAGCGGGAGACGGCCTTGCGTGA
- a CDS encoding cytidine deaminase, whose amino-acid sequence MLKTKPLENKDYELIKEAEKVIGTNYVYGRHHIGAAVRSKTGKIFSAVHVEANVGRITVCGEAIAIGKSISEGEHEFETIVAVAHPHPHENIEKCWVVSPCGMCRELISDYGKDTEVIISYKDKLVKCNILELLPEKY is encoded by the coding sequence ATGTTAAAAACAAAACCACTGGAAAATAAAGATTACGAGCTTATTAAAGAAGCGGAAAAGGTTATCGGAACAAATTATGTATATGGCAGACATCATATTGGGGCGGCAGTCAGATCGAAGACAGGGAAAATCTTTTCAGCTGTTCATGTGGAAGCGAATGTAGGAAGGATTACGGTTTGCGGCGAGGCAATCGCAATCGGTAAGTCTATATCAGAGGGAGAGCATGAGTTTGAAACGATTGTAGCAGTGGCTCACCCGCATCCTCATGAAAATATTGAAAAATGCTGGGTTGTTTCCCCTTGCGGCATGTGCCGGGAGTTAATCAGTGATTATGGGAAAGACACTGAGGTCATTATTTCTTATAAAGATAAACTTGTGAAATGTAACATTCTGGAACTCTTGCCGGAAAAGTATTAG
- a CDS encoding PhzF family phenazine biosynthesis protein translates to MKLPIYQIDAFTNEQFKGNYAAVCPLEKWISDDLMQKIAAENNLPETSFFVKEGEGYGLRWFTPTGEIDLCGHATLASAFVIFTYLDKTASEISFSTKSGLLEVTKEDDLLTLLFPSRPGEKCDAPEELIKGLGKKPLEVYKSRDYMAVFETEQDILNLNPDMSELKKLDAAGVIVTAKGTNADFVSRFFAPRLGIEEDPVTGSTHCTLVPYWKQQLGKNEFKAKQLSERGGKIYCTDLGDKIKLAGQAVTYLEGYITIS, encoded by the coding sequence ATGAAACTTCCGATTTACCAGATCGATGCATTCACAAATGAACAATTTAAAGGAAATTACGCAGCTGTCTGTCCCCTGGAGAAGTGGATCAGCGATGATTTAATGCAGAAAATAGCCGCGGAAAACAATCTGCCGGAGACGTCTTTTTTCGTAAAAGAGGGAGAGGGTTATGGCCTTAGATGGTTCACGCCAACTGGTGAAATAGATTTGTGCGGGCATGCAACATTAGCTTCAGCATTTGTTATATTTACATATCTTGATAAAACAGCCTCGGAGATTAGCTTCAGTACAAAAAGCGGGTTATTAGAAGTTACAAAGGAAGACGACCTGTTAACTTTACTTTTTCCTTCCCGGCCGGGAGAAAAATGCGATGCTCCTGAGGAACTTATAAAAGGATTGGGGAAGAAACCTCTGGAGGTATATAAATCAAGGGATTACATGGCTGTTTTTGAGACAGAACAGGATATATTAAATCTTAATCCCGACATGAGTGAGCTGAAAAAGCTGGATGCAGCTGGAGTAATCGTCACAGCAAAAGGCACAAATGCAGATTTCGTATCAAGATTTTTCGCCCCGAGGTTAGGGATAGAAGAAGACCCGGTCACAGGCTCCACTCATTGTACATTAGTGCCATACTGGAAACAGCAGCTGGGTAAAAATGAATTCAAAGCAAAGCAACTGTCAGAAAGAGGTGGAAAGATTTACTGTACTGATTTAGGCGACAAAATTAAATTAGCAGGACAGGCAGTTACTTATTTGGAAGGGTATATTACGATAAGTTAA